Genomic segment of Streptomyces brevispora:
TACTCGTCCTCGCCGGAGAGTACGACGGCGTGACGCCCCCCGACCGCGCCGCCGCACTGGCCGCGCTCTTCCCCCACGCGGAATTCGCCGTGCAGCGCGGCGCCGGACACTTCCCATGGCTCGACGACCCCGGAGCGTTCGTCCGCACCGTCACCGCCTTCCTGGACCCGGAGGTGCACAGCGTGCAGGCCGGCGGGATACGGCTCGCCTACCGGGTGTGGGGAGACCCCTCCGCGCCGCCGGTCGTCCTGGCCCACGGACGCAGCGCGGACAGCCGCACCTGGACCCGGATCGCCGAGAACCTGGCAGCCGAACACCGGGTGTACGCGGTCGACTTCCGCGGCCACGGCCTCAGCGACTGGCCCGGCCGCTACTCCTTCGAGCTCTTCCGTGACGATCTGCACGCGTTCCTGGAGGTCCGCAACCTCTCCGGCGCCACGGTCATCGGGCACTCCTTGGGTGGTGCGGCGGCCTATCTGCTCGCCGAGCGGCAACCCGGACTCATCGGCCGGCTCGTCATCGAGGAGGCCCCGCCACCCTTCCCGCTCGACCCTCCCCGCGGCCCCGCCGAACGCCCCGAAGGGGAACTCGACTTCGACTGGTCCGTGGTGCCGTCCATCAACGCCCAGCTCAATGAACCCGATCCGGTGAGCCGCGAACGCCTCGGCGAGATCACCGCCCCCACCCTGGTCATCGGCGGCGGCCCGAGCAGCCAGGTCGACCAGGAGAACCTTGCCTGGATGGCCCGGCGGATCCCGGACTGCCGACTCGTCACCATCGACGCGGGCCATCTCGTCCACACCGAACGGCCGGAGGAATTCCTCGCGGCACTCCGGTCGTTCG
This window contains:
- a CDS encoding alpha/beta fold hydrolase, with translation MPTFQTYDGTELAYHLVGQGTPLICLPGGAMRASAYLGGLGGLDAQRQLVLLDLRGTGDSAVPDDTTTYRCDRLVDDVAALREHLGLEHIDLLAHSAAGDLAALYAARYPQTLRNLLLIAPGTRAAGFGFAEREAREAAGLRRLEPWYEEALPALEEIWAGHLTDELRAAARPFLYGRWDAAAQAHATSSAAQINAVAAQGYYEHGAFDPATTVTALRELQAPVLVLAGEYDGVTPPDRAAALAALFPHAEFAVQRGAGHFPWLDDPGAFVRTVTAFLDPEVHSVQAGGIRLAYRVWGDPSAPPVVLAHGRSADSRTWTRIAENLAAEHRVYAVDFRGHGLSDWPGRYSFELFRDDLHAFLEVRNLSGATVIGHSLGGAAAYLLAERQPGLIGRLVIEEAPPPFPLDPPRGPAERPEGELDFDWSVVPSINAQLNEPDPVSRERLGEITAPTLVIGGGPSSQVDQENLAWMARRIPDCRLVTIDAGHLVHTERPEEFLAALRSFGVA